The Papaver somniferum cultivar HN1 chromosome 3, ASM357369v1, whole genome shotgun sequence genome includes a region encoding these proteins:
- the LOC113360819 gene encoding uncharacterized protein LOC113360819 yields the protein MTVLVPWNDIICFLVVVSSIFLSIWMLLRHEENDGTRKCSTKYESLLIPQPDKDNGNVITSEWTQPNHVVSNQLWTSCWRNLNPVWLLVTRFLSFVIMARVLAWDIQVHGKTVFLYYTKWTFALVVFYFALGTIASAQGCLVNSRKPVNQNNGKNSSVKTSMAESSNKSKTTINFSANKVRATVKVQSYHEQDSIKEIAGFWGYLMQTVYQTCAGAVILTDTIFWFLIVPSLAVAGVEMNLLMGCMHSLNAVFLLIDTALNSLPFPWFRFAYFLLFNCTYGVFLWVLHACGGSWWPYPFLDLSTPWAPLWYFCLALIYFPCYGLYALIVKLKNGAFSKWFPHEFVSIP from the exons ATGACGGTACTAGTTCCCTGGAACGACATTATATGCTTCCTCGTAGTTGTCAGCTCTATTTTTCTTTCTATATGGATGCTCCTGCGCCATGAAGAGAATGACGGTACAAGAAAATGTTCAACAAAATACGAGAGCTTATTGATTCCTCAACCTGACAAAGACAATGGAAATGTCATCACTTCAGAGTGGACTCAACCGAATCATGTAGTATCCAATCAGTTGTGGACAAGTTGTTGGAGAAATCTGAACCCTGTATGGCTTCTGGTTACACGGTTTCTATCCTTCGTTATTATGGCTCGTGTTCTGGCTTGGGACATCCAGGTGCACGGAAAAACAGTGTTTCTGTACTACACTAA GTGGACCTTTGCATTAGTTGTCTTCTATTTCGCG CTTGGCACAATAGCATCGGCACAAGGATGTTTGGTGAACTCGAGGAAACCtgtcaaccaaaacaatggaaaAAATAGTTCGGTAAAAACGAGTATGGCAGAGAGTAGTAATAAATCCAAAACAACCATAAATTTTTCGGCAAACAAAGTCAGAGCTACTGTCAAAGTGCAGAGCTATCATGAGCAGGACAGCATCAAGGAAATAGCTGGCTTTTGGGGATATCTGATGCAAACAGTCTATCAG ACTTGTGCCGGAGCTGTGATCCTTACAGATACCATCTTTTGGTTTCTTATAGTCCCATCTCTCGCTGTTGCAGGAGTCGAAATGAACCTG TTAATGGGATGCATGCATTCTCTTAACGCGGTGTTTCTTCTCATTGACACCGCTCTCAATAGCCTT CCCTTCCCGTGGTTTCGGTTTGCATATTTCTTACTATTCAATTGTACGTATGGCGTTTTCTTATGGGTTCTTCACGCATGTGGTGGTTCATG GTGGCCTTATCCATTCCTAGATCTATCAACTCCATGGGCACCTCTATG GTACTTCTGCCTGGCCCTAATTTACTTCCCTTGCTACGGATTGTATGCTCTGATCGTAAAACTAAAGAATGGAGCATTCTCGAAGTGGTTCCCTCATGAGTTTGTGAGCATACCATAG
- the LOC113358881 gene encoding uncharacterized protein LOC113358881, protein MTAPTVEEEIHYPINTTAEPEPIHHGNKKKNLTSDVKRRILEKLMQGSTYGRLHKGVITDTAARFKVSFRTVSRLWHDAKLANANGDVVDISSKMVNIVGRKRIQLDLHRIKLIPLCKWATIRGIAHALNLSTTTVHRRIKDGYLRPHSNALRPGLTDANKIARVNFCLKMIDKGMTQSSNSFIDMLNQIHIVEKWFYITRRAQKYYLLAEEEKPLRTCESKKFITKIMFLTGVARPRLGFDAKIGIWPFVVKEAAKRSSKNRKAGTMETKAMKSVEKEVMRCFLIEKLLPAIKKKWSFNNYNKIFIQQDNAKPHVHENDIKIMEAVRSYGLDIELLCQPPNNPDLNVLDLGFFSAISALHHTDAPTTLYEFIASVTRAFENFSVEDANNVFITLQSYMKKILRIKGGIHYKIPRMHKWRLIRDGQLPNALECDPQVLNEAREFMREYEIMHESSSDDKVKRDK, encoded by the exons ATGACTGCTCCTACCG TGGAGGAAGAGATACACTATCCCATTAACACCACCGCAGAACCAGAACCTATTCACCatggaaataagaagaagaatttaaccTCTGATGTGAAGAGAAGGATTCTTGAAAAATTGATGCAAGGAAGCACATATGGGAGACTTCACAAGGGAGTTATCACTGATActgccgctcggtttaaagttaGTTTTAGAACTGTTTCGAGATTATGGCATGATGCTAAACTGGCAAATGCAAATGGAGATGTGGTTGATATCTCTTCTAAGATGGTCAATATAGTTGGTAGAAAGAGAATTCAATTAGATTTACATAGAATTAAGTTGATACCTCTTTGCAAATGGGCAACAATTAGAGGAATAGCACACGCACTAAACTTGTCAACCACAACAGTACATCGACGAATCAAGGATGGATATCTTCGACCACATTCAAATGCCTTGAGGCCGGGACTTACGGATGCAAACAAGATAGCAAGGGTGAATTTTTGCTTAAAAATGATAGACAAAGGTATGACCCAATCTTCAAATTCATTCATTGACATGTTGAATCAAATTCATATAGTTGAAAAATGGTTTTACATTACAAGAAGAGCACAAAAGTATTATCTTCTTGCCGAAGAAGAAAAGCCTTTACGCACGTGTGAAAGTAAAAAATTTATCACTAAAATTATGTTTTTAACGGGCGTGGCTCGTCCTCGCTTGGGTTTTGATGCTAAGATCGGAATATGGCCTTTTGTTGTTAAAGAAGCCGCAAAAAGGAGCAGCAAAAACCGCAAAGCTGGCACAATGGAAACCAAGGCCATGAAATCTGTTGAAAAAGAGGTTATGAGATGTTTTTTGATTGAGAAATTGTTGCCTGCTATCAAGAAGAAATGGTCGTttaataattataataaaatcttTATACAACAAGATAATGCAAAACCACATGTCCACGAGAATGATATAAAAATTATGGAAGCGGTTAGAAGTTACGGGTTAGATATCGAGTTGTTGTGTCAACCTCCAAACAACCCCGACTTGAATGTTTTAGACCTTGGGTTCTTCAGCGCTATATCTGCACTTCATCATACTGATGCTCCAACCACATTATATGAGTTTATCGCAAGTGTTACGAGAGCTTTTGAAAATTTCTCGGTTGAAGACGCAAATAATGTTTTCATAACATTACAATCTTACATGAAGAAGATTCTTAGAATCAAGGGTGGGATTCACTACAAGATTCCTCGTATGCATAAATGGCGTTTAATTAGAGATGGACAACTCCCAAATGCACTTGAGTGTGATCCTCAAGTATTGAATGAGGCCAGGGAATTTATGAGGGAGTATGAAATTATGCATGAAAGTTCTTCAG atGACAAGGTTAAAAGAGATAAATGA
- the LOC113360821 gene encoding F-box/kelch-repeat protein At3g06240-like, producing the protein MSSMILPPHKKTKYRNSNHHRAAAMILLPEDVIQEILLRVPAESILNVKYVCKTLFSLVSNPSFVKHHLDHTIHNRKNRSKFMFMIQDGTKPYYPLVSTVSYDDTLFSNSSISPNRDDDCVEIDPPFIDLAIPIHFLGSCNGLICIMFQTSMVYGLVSFFVIWNPTTREYKVLPNSPTRVTNHYSSIYSFGYDYKHDDYKLVKGDFIQDGSVNMPPSEEDVYVSEVYSLQSDSWRSIDTIPYHMLKYIPFDSVSGVLVNGFRHWLAKRIHGNKWLREQFIVSFDFSEERFKQMQLPNGFRDNRPLHTVGVLEECLCVVNGVWVLGEPCYQLEIWVMQDYGVQESWTKRFVIHPTEHRQIFDLYPLRVIWSFKDDKILLLKTTDERQFVLYDPKKDTITSSSVPVHAAENYVESLVSLNSGIYMGSCGEYADNLHQPLLIETRQR; encoded by the coding sequence ATGTCAAGCATGATCCTCCCCCcacacaaaaaaacaaaatacaGAAACTCCAATCACCACCGCGCAGCAGCAATGATCCTCCTCCCAGAAGATGTGATCCAAGAAATCCTTCTAAGGGTACCTGCGGAATCGATCCTTAATGTTAAGTATGTTTGCAAGACGTTGTTTTCCTTAGTTTCTAACCCTAGTTTTGTGAAACATCATCTAGATCATACGATCCACAACCGAAAAAATCGATCTAAGTTTATGTTTATGATTCAAGACGGCACCAAACCATATTATCCTCTAGTTAGCACAGTCAGTTATGATGATACACTCTTTTCTAACTCTTCCATATCACCAAATAGGGatgatgattgtgttgaaattgaTCCCCCATTCATAGACTTAGCTATTCCAATTCACTTCTTGGGATCTTGTAACGGTTTGATCTGCATCATGTTTCAAACTAGTATGGTTTATGGGTTGGTGTCATTCTTTGTTATTTGGAACCCAACCACTAGAGAATATAAGGTATTACCCAATTCACCAACTAGAGTAACAAACCACTACTCTTCTATATATTCATTTGGTTATGATTATAAGCATGATGACTACAAGCTTGTTAAAGGTGATTTCATACAAGATGGTTCTGTCAATATGCCACCAAGTGAGGAGGATGTTTATGTATCTGAGGTATATTCATTACAGTCAGATTCATGGAGAAGCATTGACACCATCCCTTATCATATGCTCAAGTATATCCCTTTTGACAGTGTATCTGGGGTGCTTGTTAACGGATTTCGCCACTGGTTAGCTAAAAGAATACACGGAAATAAGTGGCTAAGGGAGCAGTTTATAGTCTCTTTTGATTTCAGCGAGGAGAGGTTTAAACAAATGCAGTTGCCAAATGGATTTCGGGACAACCGTCCTCTCCACACTGTGGGAGTGTTGGAAGAGTGCCTATGTGTGGTTAATGGTGTTTGGGTCCTTGGGGAGCCTTGTTATCAACTTGAGATATGGGTGATGCAAGATTATGGTGTCCAAGAATCCTGGACTAAACGTTTTGTCATTCACCCGACGGAACATCGACAGATTTTCGATCTATATCCACTAAGAGTGATTTGGTCTTTCAAAGATGATAAGATTCTTCTATTAAAGACTACGGATGAAAGACAGTTTGttctatatgacccaaagaaAGATACCATTACAAGTAGTTCAGTACCTGTACATGCAGCGGAGAATTACGTCGAAAGCTTGGTTTCACTTAACTCCGGTATTTATATGGGAAGTTGCGGAGAATATGCCGACAATCTACATCAACCTTTGTTGATCGAAACTCGTCAACGCTAA